A window of Ananas comosus cultivar F153 linkage group 11, ASM154086v1, whole genome shotgun sequence genomic DNA:
AATagtaaataatttgattttagtttaaaaatatcattagaTCAAAATTTTCAGATTAGTTTTGGATTCAAAAACTGAAAAACCAGCTCAAACCGCCCAGAAAACGAAGACTGCGCAGGCCGGCCCGGGCACCCGTAGCCACATCGGGCCGAGGAAGGCCCGCACCCCCCACTGCGAGAACATTACGGGCCGGGGTGGGCCCATAAGCCCGCAGAGGAGAAGGCCGGCCCGGGCTTATAAGCCGTCAGAGGGGCAGGCCGGGCCGGGCCTATGTGCCCGCCGCCTGTCAGGCCGGGCCAGCTCTCTCCCTGCTGGGCAGGCCGGGCCGCCAAGCCTGCAGCAGGCCGGGCCTGCCAGGCCATCAAGCCCGTTGAATGCTTAGGCCGGACCGCCACCCGCTGCAGGGCGGGACAGCCCGGACCCGAGAGACCCACTACAGGGCGTGCCGGGCCCAGCCCACTCGTCCCACTGCGGGGCGAGCCAAGCCCGCGTGCATACTGGTGGGCGGGCATGGCCAGGGCCGGCCAGCTAGTAACAGTGCGGAGAGGGGCGGGCCGGACCCGTATGAGCGCAGAAGACTGGGCTGAGCCCGTGCGTCGCCCACGTAACGGGCCGGGCCAGTAAGCCCGGTAGCCACAGTTCAGGCCGGACCGGGCCAATGAACCAGCTGCGGTGCAGGCCGGTCCTGCAAGCCCGTTGCGGGCCGGTCCCGGCCCGCAAGCCTGCTGTGGGACGGGTTGGGCCTGCAAGCCTGCAGATGAGCGGACCCGACCAGCTAGCCACACTGGgacgggccgggccgggcccaCATAACAGCTGCGGGGCCGGGCCTACTTACCAGCTGGGCCGGCCGGGCCTGCAACCAGCGGGGCCAGGCCTGGGCCTAGCACCCACAGCGCTGTGAGGGGCCCGCCCCCCCTGTGCAGCGTGCCGGGACCACGCGCCCCGCCAGCGAGGAGGCCGGGCCGGGCCCTACGCCAGCGGGCGGAGGTCTGCCCCGCAGCAGTCTCGTTTCTCTTCACGCACAAAGCAATAAATATaaaaggggaaacttcaaatatccccctgtagtttcgcactttctca
This region includes:
- the LOC109717131 gene encoding uncharacterized protein LOC109717131, with amino-acid sequence MSRSLTIDLTFAFLDDESMRNETAAGQTSARWRRARPGLLAGGARGPGTLHRGGGPLTALWVLGPGLAPLVAGPAGPAGLQAQPVPQQACGPGPARNGLAGPACTAAGSLARSGLNCGYRAYWPGPLRGRRTGSAQSSALIRVRPAPLRTVTSWPALAMPAHQYARGLGSPRSGTSGLGPARPVVGLSGPGCPALQRVAVRPKHSTGLMAWQARPAAGLAARPAQQGESWPGLTGGGHIGPARPAPLTAYKPGPAFSSAGLWAHPGP